The DNA window TAGTGCGGATCAAGTGGTCCAGAACCTCATTTTAGCAACTTCGGGTGTAGACGGTACAACCATTGAATGGAGCAGCAGTAATACGACTGTAATCACGAATGAGGGTATAGTCACACGCACACCATTTAGTATGGGAGATACCGCTGTTACATTAACGGCTAAGATTTCCAAGGGAACTTCTACACTGACCAAAAAGTTTGTGGTGATTGTTTTAAAGCAATCTCAAACCGATGCGGAAGCTGTAGCAAACGCGAAAGGTGCGCTAGCTGTAGGATATGCAGCAGGAGACAGTGTGAGTGGAGTAACCCAAGATTTGACATTCACCACGATGGGTGTCGATGGAACGAGCGTGACGTGGTCCTCAGAGAACCCAGCCGTGATCGCTGCTGACGGAACGATTAGTCGTCCAGCATACAGCGCCGGGGATGCGACGGTGACGTTGACCGCAACGATTACCAAAGGTGTCGCAATCGAAACGAAGACCTTTGTGGTGAAGGTGTTGAAGCAATCTCAAACCGATGCGGAAGCTGTAGCGAACGCGAAAGGTGCGCTAGCTGTAGGATATACAGCAGGAGACAGTGCGAGTGGAGTAACCCAAGATTTTACACTCGCTACGATGGGTGCCGATGGGACGAGCGTGACATGGTCCT is part of the Ammoniphilus sp. CFH 90114 genome and encodes:
- a CDS encoding immunoglobulin-like domain-containing protein → GADGTSVTWSTDNPAVIAADGTISRPAYSAGDATVTLTATIAKGAATETKTFVVKVLKQSQTDAEAVANAKTALDLIYTGLNDSADQVVQNLILATSGVDGTTIEWSSSNTTVITNEGIVTRTPFSMGDTAVTLTAKISKGTSTLTKKFVVIVLKQSQTDAEAVANAKGALAVGYAAGDSVSGVTQDLTFTTMGVDGTSVTWSSENPAVIAADGTISRPAYSAGDATVTLTATITKGVAIETKTFVVKVLKQSQTDAEAVANAKGALAVGYTAGDSASGVTQDFTLATMGADGTSVTWSSDNPAVIAADGTISRPAYSAGDATVTLTATITKGAAIETKTFVVKVLKQSQTDAEAVANGKGALAVGYAAGDSASGVTQDLTLATMGADGTSVTWSSGNAAVIAADGTISR